The Spirochaetota bacterium DNA segment CGGTTTTCTCGTCGATCCCTGCAAGCCGTATCATCCCCAGCACAAGGGCGGGGTTGAAAGCGACATCAAGTACGTGAAGAACAATTTCTACGCCGCTTTCCGTTTGCGCCAGAAAGAGATGGGGAGGGATATCCCCTGCGCGGATGATATTCTGCCGGCGCTTCGGCAGTGGGAGCGGACGATTGCCGATGTGCGCGTCATCAAGGGCATTGGAAGCACGCCCGACGAGCTTTTCGTTCAGGAGTCCGCCTCCCTGAAGCCGCTTCCCGGCGATCGATTCGATATCGTTTCATGGAGCAAAGGCACGGTACGGCCGGACGGCAGAGTGCATTTCGACCGCTCCCGGTATTCCGTTCCCGACCGGTATATCGGCAAAGACGTGCTCGTTGCCTCGGATACGCGCAGAATACGCGTGTTTTGTGACCTCGAACTCATCGCCTCACACCGGAGGGCATCCAGACCGCATCAGGACGTCGACAATCCCGACCACCTGGGCGCGCGGGCACGGGCATACCTGGAGCACACCCGCGATACACTGCTCGCACGGGCGCAGTGCATCGGCGATGCCGCACACGAGCTCTCCCGGCTTCTCCTCAACGAGCGGCCCGTCGCACGGGAGCGTTCCGTTCACGGCATTATCACCCTTGCCGTCAAATACGGGCAGCCGCGCGTGGAGGCCGCCTGCCGCCGGGCCCTCAACTTTGACGCGCCCCGCTACGACGCGGTCAAACGCATCCTCGAAAAAAATCTCGATACACTCGGCGCTTCTCACCCGGCCGACTCGCACGGGCAGCGTCTCTTCGCCTTCGCGCGGGTGTCCGGATATTTTAACACACATTCACCCGCGGAGGAACACCATGAATGAACTGGCACAACTCAAACCGAAGCTCACACGACTCAAGATGTCCGGCGTCCTCGACAACCTGGAGCTGCGTATCCGACAGGCCGAGGATGATCGAAGCGGATACTCGGAATTTCTGCTCTCGCTCTTCCAGGACGAGATCGAGCGGCGGGACTTCAAGGTCCTCGTCACCCGTCTCAAAAAAAGCGGCCTGGACCCGAAGATGACGTTCGAATCCTTCGACTTTAAATTCAACGCACGCATCCACGAACCGCTCATCCGCGAGCTTGCCACCTGTGCCTTCGTCGAGCGTGGGGAAAACATCTTCCTGGTCGGACCGTCCGGCGTGGGCAAATCGCATCTTGCCTGTGCCCTGGGGCACGAGGCGTGCCGGCGCGGCATCGATGTGCTTTTCCGGCGTACCTACGCCCTTCTCAAATGGCTTGGCTCAGGAAGGGCCGACGGTACCTTCGAACGGAAATTGAAATCGCTCGCCGACGTCCCGCTGCTCATACTCGACGATTTCGGGTTGAACGATCTCGATCCCATCCAGCAAAACGACCTCTATGAAATCATCTGTACCAGGTATGAATCGGCGGCAACCGTCATCACTTCGAACCGGGATTTCTCCGAGTGGCAGTCCATCTTCGAGAACCCGCTTATCGGCAGCGCCGCAATGGACCGCCTGGTGCACCGTGCGTTTAAAATCGTCATCGAAGGGAAAAGCTATCGCCTCGACGCTTTCGTCTCCAGAAACAGGCAGCAGGGATTGACAAATGAAATCGGTTAATGCATGATTCTCCAGTAACGGGAGGTGGGGACATTTTCATTGCCGACCCGGGGGCATTTTAAGTGACGGATGACATTCAAGAGAACAGTTGCATTTATTGCATTTTTCCGCCCGGTGGACTTCCGTCCGATCGGGTGAGACGCTCATCTTCAATTGGTTGCCTTCGTGACCATTCTGACCGCCGCGCTTTTTCCGGCTCTTTCGTTCGTGCGCACGTCTTTCCTTGCGGCTCAATCCGTCGCTCGAGGGTGGCTTGTTACTGTTATGACTGTCCTTGTTCAGCCGACGTTCAAGCTCTTCGACCCTGGCAAGAAGTTTTTCGATTAAATCAATAATCGCTTCCGGGTCTTGTTCTATTAATTTTCGTATATCGTCGCGATTCATGCGACATAAATTATACCATCCTATTCAGATTAATATTCTTTTTTTCCCTCATTGACTTTTTTTGCTGAATAGTTACAAAATTTTAATGATTGACAGGAGGGCGAGTTAGGGTTATGAAAAATTACCGCTGATGTATTTCCACTAAAAGCGGGACAGATTCGAAACGCCCTTCAAATGAGAAGGATAAGCTTTTTGAAAAAAGTATTAAATTAAGAAAGGGGTAACACTATGAAATGTCCAAGTTGCAATGTAAACCTGGTAATGACAGACCGAAGTGGTATCGAAATTGACTACTGTCCGGATTGTCGTGGAGTTTGGCTTGACCGCGGAGAACTTGATAAAGTCATTGAACGTTCTTCGCAAAATGTCAAGGATGTGCAACACGATAACTATTCCGATAAAAAACGATATCCATCGGACAAGGATTCTCATTATAAAAAGAAAAAAGGATTACTGGGGGAATTGTTTGATTTTTAAAGCATAAATGCAAGGACAAACCCATACCGACTGGAGAGACTGGAGTGACACCTTTTATTAAATAGTATCGGCTTGTGTCGGGTGTTATGCTAACTATTACAAATAAACCTAATTTGTTTTGATATATGATTCTACTGCTGCTGTTATTGCAGCGGTTTTCATTTCAGAACGAAATATACTTTTAAGTTTTTTCTGCAATGATTGTTCATCTATTATTATATTCATGGTTTGGCTAAGGATGGTTTGTTGTTCTGAAATAAAATGTGTTGAGAGGTCTCCTTTAACAAACATATCGTTAGACATAACTGCTTTATGAAAAGGTATATTTGTTTTAGGCCCAACAATTATATACTCATATAGAGCCCTTTTCATTCGTTCAATAGCCTCGTTTCTGTCTTTTCCGCACGCAATAAGCTTTGAAATCATAGAGTCGTAATAAGCTGGTATGGTGTATGAACTAAACACCCCCGAATCTATTCTTATACCAACCCCTCCCGGAGAACGGTATCCCTTCAGTTTCGCAGGGGAGGGCGCAAAATTATTTAACGGGTCTTCCGCGTTAATTCTGCATTCTATCGCATGACCATATATTTTAATATCATCCTGTTCAAAAGGAAGTTTTTCGCCGGCAGCGATAAGTATTTGATGTTTAACGATGTCGATTCCGGTAATTACTTCAGTTATAGCATGTTCAACCTGAATGCG contains these protein-coding regions:
- the istA gene encoding IS21 family transposase yields the protein MAREKTIMEMRDILSRLKLGHGIKQIFRDTGTHRNVIRKLKKIAVKKGWLAPDSSLPPEKELYEEYYGMKGKSSTHPLEPFRTLLEEYVEAGISYVVMHQNLRDRVFCSESTVRRFVQTRIENTRPKEIVRRRREFGVMEVDFGRLGVVYDHRERRNRIAYVFSARLRYSGKAYRDIVFDQRQETFWGCHIRAFDYFGGVVARAVPDNTKAAVIAASFYDPLLNRGYHDLAEYYGFLVDPCKPYHPQHKGGVESDIKYVKNNFYAAFRLRQKEMGRDIPCADDILPALRQWERTIADVRVIKGIGSTPDELFVQESASLKPLPGDRFDIVSWSKGTVRPDGRVHFDRSRYSVPDRYIGKDVLVASDTRRIRVFCDLELIASHRRASRPHQDVDNPDHLGARARAYLEHTRDTLLARAQCIGDAAHELSRLLLNERPVARERSVHGIITLAVKYGQPRVEAACRRALNFDAPRYDAVKRILEKNLDTLGASHPADSHGQRLFAFARVSGYFNTHSPAEEHHE
- a CDS encoding zf-TFIIB domain-containing protein, which codes for MKCPSCNVNLVMTDRSGIEIDYCPDCRGVWLDRGELDKVIERSSQNVKDVQHDNYSDKKRYPSDKDSHYKKKKGLLGELFDF
- the istB gene encoding IS21-like element helper ATPase IstB; the encoded protein is MNELAQLKPKLTRLKMSGVLDNLELRIRQAEDDRSGYSEFLLSLFQDEIERRDFKVLVTRLKKSGLDPKMTFESFDFKFNARIHEPLIRELATCAFVERGENIFLVGPSGVGKSHLACALGHEACRRGIDVLFRRTYALLKWLGSGRADGTFERKLKSLADVPLLILDDFGLNDLDPIQQNDLYEIICTRYESAATVITSNRDFSEWQSIFENPLIGSAAMDRLVHRAFKIVIEGKSYRLDAFVSRNRQQGLTNEIG